The following are encoded together in the Defluviitalea raffinosedens genome:
- a CDS encoding branched-chain amino acid ABC transporter permease yields the protein MKNRLKSYFINIGAIIVIYALLTLLMKTGIINSYYEVIVISIGINIILAVSLNLATGYLGQLALGHAGFMAVGAYVSAICTAHMNLPDTLQLIVSLLIGGIVAGIFGILVGVPALRLKGDYLAIITLAFGEIIRVIILNLKITGGARGLKGIPLLTSFNSVYWITVIIVAIIYTLINSRHGRAIISIREDEIAAESVGIPTTFYKNFAFSLAALFAGIGGGLYAHYYTVLDPGSFDFMRSIEILIFVVLGGMGSLTGSIVAAIVLTILPQLLIDFADWRMLIYSIILVIMMIFRPEGLFGKKEFSLMGLLNIKQKAINTTPNSHGRSE from the coding sequence ATGAAAAATAGATTAAAGTCATATTTCATAAACATCGGAGCTATCATAGTTATTTACGCTTTGTTAACTCTGCTCATGAAGACAGGAATCATCAATAGTTATTACGAAGTTATTGTAATAAGTATTGGTATCAATATTATTTTAGCTGTGAGTTTAAACTTGGCTACAGGGTATTTAGGTCAGCTTGCTTTAGGCCATGCAGGCTTTATGGCAGTTGGTGCTTATGTTTCAGCAATATGTACTGCGCATATGAATTTGCCTGATACGCTTCAACTCATTGTTTCTTTGCTAATAGGTGGAATCGTTGCAGGAATTTTTGGTATTCTTGTAGGGGTACCTGCGCTTAGGTTAAAAGGCGATTATCTTGCTATTATTACTTTAGCTTTTGGAGAAATTATCAGAGTAATTATTTTAAATTTAAAAATCACTGGCGGAGCAAGAGGATTAAAAGGAATTCCATTGCTTACGAGCTTTAATTCTGTATATTGGATTACAGTCATTATTGTAGCAATCATATATACTTTAATTAATTCGAGACATGGACGGGCTATTATTTCTATTCGTGAAGATGAAATTGCGGCTGAGTCAGTTGGTATACCTACAACTTTTTATAAGAATTTCGCTTTTTCATTAGCTGCCCTTTTTGCAGGAATTGGTGGTGGATTATATGCCCATTATTATACTGTTTTGGACCCGGGAAGTTTTGATTTTATGAGATCTATAGAAATACTGATTTTTGTCGTATTAGGTGGCATGGGAAGTTTAACGGGCTCAATAGTAGCGGCAATTGTTTTAACGATTTTGCCGCAGTTATTAATTGATTTTGCAGATTGGCGTATGCTGATTTATTCCATTATACTTGTAATTATGATGATCTTTAGACCGGAAGGTCTTTTCGGCAAAAAAGAGTTTTCTCTTATGGGATTGTTGAATATAAAGCAGAAAGCAATAAATACTACTCCTAATAGCCATGGAAGGAGTGAATAG